CCATTTACGACATTGATTTTCTTTTGGGAAATGAATGCACCACAAAATATCGCGATTTATAAAATTGTCTATGTAGTATTTATCGGGGGAATCATTGCTCTTTTGGTAGCATTGATTTTTTACGATATCCTTGGAAGAAATAATATCAATCCAATAACAATTGGAATTACAGAAGAATTGGCAAAAGTAATTGCCGTCATTTTCTTTGTTCGCAATATCAAGTACAGATATGTGCTAAATGGTCTTCTGATTGGAGCTGCCATCGGAGCTGGTTTTGCGGCATTTGAAACAGCGGGATATGCCTTAAGGTCCTTACTTTCCGGGAGTTTTCATTCTCTTTATTTCACGATTTTGTTCCGCAGTATTTTTGCTCCAGGCGGACATGTTGCATGGGCGGCTTTAACAGGTGCGGCCATTTGCATTGTGCAAGGGGAAAACCATTTTAATCTTAATATGCTGCTAAGACCAAAATTTATAGGTATTTTTTTCCTGGTTGTGGCAATGCATGCATTATGGGATTCTCCATTACACGGAATTTATCCTATCGGGCAAATCCTTCTGATGTCTGGTTCATGGTTTATCGTGTTCCTATTAATTCGATTCGGCCTAAAGGAAATTGCAAATAAGAAGTGGGAGTTAAGCCAACATCCAATGGAACCAAAACCGTCCTAAACAAGCTTTTGCAATAGTTGCCAGGAATTTAGTCGACGGTTCGGATTTTATCAAGAAAATCATTTGTGGCGAAGTAAAAGGGTTATATAAGCACAAAAAAGGATAGATTTAAGCAGAATTGTTTCTGTTTAATCTATCCTTTTCTTTTTACCTAATATGAAAAAATGGTTTATAAACCTGTTTGGGATTTTCCAGAAGCGTGACCATTTATAAAAGTAACCATTATCGAATTCGGGCCTGCATTTGCTGCAAAGGTATAAATGATCATCTCCTGATTCCCAGTTTGACCAACTGTTTCACTGGTTGATTTCCCCAGGAGTTTCTCCACTTCCTTTAGAGTCATGCCGCCTTTTCCTGTCATGGGTTCGCCAACCCTGACCTTATCGTATTCTTTTTTACCGGGTAAGGTTGAGGCGCTATGCTGTGGTATTTTTGACTCATTTGCAATATTGGAAACACCTTTAATAACACCAACAATAATAAATATCAAAACACAAGCTGAAACAACTAACATTAGTAATTTAATTAATTTACCCATTTTAAATCCCCTTAGCAATCTTGATCTCATTTTTTAATAATCATTTTTTTATTTTATCAATAAAATAAGTGATATTCAAAATAAAAAGGACGATATAAAGATAGTTCTCTTCATAATTGATATCAGTCATAACATAATTTATATATAATAAGTTGGCTATTTCAATTAAACTGTAAAAAAGGCCTAATTTTCATTCTATTATGAATGTAGTGTTTTTCAAAATGCCTTTGGGGAGGAGACGAGATGGAAGAAAAGAAAGTGACTTGGTTAGAGCTTTTTGAAGATCTGCTGTTTGTAGCGGCAGTTTCTACGGCCACACGTGTTTTATTTCATGTAGAAGGTGGAAATATTCCTTTTGAATATCTAATGAAATTTATCTTGATATTTATTCCCATCTGGTGGGCTTGGACTGGACAAACGATGTTCACTAACAGGTTTGGCCAAGATCTTTTGCATCAGCGAATGTTCATGATCACACAAATGTTCTTTGTTTTGATTATGATTTCGAGCTTATCAGTGGATTTTAATCAGTATTATCTTCCTTTTCTGATCGGGTATGTTGGATTAAGATCGCTAACAGCGATACAGTATCTCGTTGTCCAACGTCTGGAGCAAGGCGAGGCAAAAATAGTATCGAAATTCTTAGGAACCTACTTTTGGATAGGAATTTTCATTTCGTTTCTCTCGATCTTCTTTTATACATGGGTTCGATATATGGTGCTGTACACTGGAATACTTGTTGACATGTTTATTCCTATATTTGGTCGAATACACCTAGCAAAATTTCCAACCCATACAGCTCATTTATTAGAGCGTTATTCTCTATTGACCTTGATTCTTTTTGGAGAATCAGTTGTTAACATCATTTCTGTGCTCGAGCCACAGAAAGGGAAATGGGATTCCATATTATTTTCTATTTGTTCATTCATCGTCATAGTCGCAATGTGGTGGCAGTATTTTGATAATGTGGAAAAGAGGGTGAATAAATCGGTTAAAGGGACAGGACAAACCATCGTATATGGACACTTATTAATCCTTATGTCTTTGAGCAGCATTGCTGCGTCGATTAAGCTCATGTTTTTAAAAGAATTGAATTACTCATTTATGCTATATTTCATTTTCGGTTCTGTGCTGCTTTATTTCATTGCGACCACCATTGTGTTTCATCAATATAGGCAAATACAACACCGCTTGAAACTGTATCATTTAGGAGGATTTCTTGCCATTTTAACTGCCTTTTTTTCCATTAATCTCATAATAGTAATGCCAAATATCGTGATTATGGGAGAACTGGCACTTTTTTTTAGTATTTACGCCAAAGTCACAACTATTTAATCGGTTGAAAAATATAAATTACAGATAGGTTTGGAACGAAAACCTGTGAATTGCATATCTCTCGTTTTGCTTGAAAATGAAAAGGGAGGGCATTTTATCCTCAGATTCATAGACATTTCCATCTGTATTCTGATAGAATAATCAGAAAAATATCGAGGTGGAATTAATTGAAAAAGAAATTAGGATGTTTACACGCTCATTATTCGAATATAGATTATATCGAAAATGCACTTTCCTCTTATGATATTGAATTACTTCATTTTGTTGACCCTGGATTAATGAATCGAGTTACATCCGATGAGAACTTCAAATCAGCTGATGCACAAAAGAAAGTTAAAGATCAAATAGAGTGGATTTCCCAATGTCATGTGGACGCCATTCTTGTTACTTGTACAAACTATATTGCTATTTTACAGGAAGACCAACTTTCTATATCGGTGCCAATTATAAAAATTGATGAACCCTACTTTGAATACATAAGTAATATAAATGAACCGCAGATCATTCTATTTACAAATCCAGCGACTGTAAAAGGA
Above is a genomic segment from Neobacillus endophyticus containing:
- a CDS encoding PrsW family glutamic-type intramembrane protease — protein: MKCRSCEHENPDGTNFCMNCGHEFFQRENFHHEKFSIFYWFAEKADGLPREKRSVDPKLRNIFSRVFRKHTDTEAERLFIVGTALTTPKIEEVTDTWPKPWLFSRVFIIAIIAYIGLYIGVSIFNNINFVPGLIVVGAFAVPFTTLIFFWEMNAPQNIAIYKIVYVVFIGGIIALLVALIFYDILGRNNINPITIGITEELAKVIAVIFFVRNIKYRYVLNGLLIGAAIGAGFAAFETAGYALRSLLSGSFHSLYFTILFRSIFAPGGHVAWAALTGAAICIVQGENHFNLNMLLRPKFIGIFFLVVAMHALWDSPLHGIYPIGQILLMSGSWFIVFLLIRFGLKEIANKKWELSQHPMEPKPS
- a CDS encoding low temperature requirement protein A, yielding MEEKKVTWLELFEDLLFVAAVSTATRVLFHVEGGNIPFEYLMKFILIFIPIWWAWTGQTMFTNRFGQDLLHQRMFMITQMFFVLIMISSLSVDFNQYYLPFLIGYVGLRSLTAIQYLVVQRLEQGEAKIVSKFLGTYFWIGIFISFLSIFFYTWVRYMVLYTGILVDMFIPIFGRIHLAKFPTHTAHLLERYSLLTLILFGESVVNIISVLEPQKGKWDSILFSICSFIVIVAMWWQYFDNVEKRVNKSVKGTGQTIVYGHLLILMSLSSIAASIKLMFLKELNYSFMLYFIFGSVLLYFIATTIVFHQYRQIQHRLKLYHLGGFLAILTAFFSINLIIVMPNIVIMGELALFFSIYAKVTTI